A single region of the Cyanobacteriota bacterium genome encodes:
- the trmD gene encoding tRNA (guanosine(37)-N1)-methyltransferase TrmD: MRFDIITLFPDFFTSPLASGLLGKALARQIASVHLINPRDFTTDKHHKVDDEPYGGGVGMVMKVEPIANALQAIPALPRREVVLMTPQGVTMNQSMFQTFAQHYDQLVIICGHYEGVDERVLNLVTQEVSLGDFVLTCGEIPALTLLNGVIRLLPGTVGKEESLKAESFEDGLLDYPHYTRPVEFRGWRVPEVLLSGNHAEIDRWRRQQQLERTRLRRPDLYNRWQAGQNQPPTTG, encoded by the coding sequence ATGCGGTTTGACATCATTACGCTATTCCCTGACTTTTTCACCTCGCCTTTAGCGTCTGGCCTGCTAGGAAAAGCCCTAGCTCGACAGATTGCCAGTGTGCACTTAATAAATCCCCGTGATTTTACAACCGACAAACACCATAAAGTAGATGATGAACCCTATGGTGGTGGGGTAGGCATGGTCATGAAAGTGGAACCGATCGCCAACGCCCTCCAAGCAATTCCAGCTTTACCAAGACGTGAGGTGGTTTTGATGACACCCCAAGGGGTAACCATGAACCAATCTATGTTCCAAACGTTTGCCCAGCACTATGACCAGTTGGTGATTATCTGCGGTCATTACGAAGGGGTAGACGAGCGAGTACTGAACTTAGTTACTCAAGAGGTATCTCTAGGGGATTTTGTGCTCACCTGTGGGGAAATTCCTGCCCTCACACTGCTGAATGGGGTAATTCGTCTGTTACCGGGAACCGTCGGCAAAGAGGAATCCTTGAAAGCAGAAAGTTTTGAGGATGGACTATTAGACTATCCCCACTACACGCGCCCTGTTGAGTTTCGTGGGTGGCGAGTGCCAGAAGTATTATTGTCTGGCAACCATGCAGAAATTGACCGTTGGCGACGACAGCAGCAACTAGAGCGCACACGCTTGCGCCGTCCTGATTTGTACAATCGCTGGCAAGCAGGCCAAAATCAGCCCCCGACCACAGGGTAA
- a CDS encoding ABC transporter permease, giving the protein MSRSRALQSYVLLRLLLAPLMLWLATTIVFLLLRATPGDPVDAILGIRAPEARKIELREALGLAKPLWQQYLDYMGHLLQLDLGESLVTRGQTVWAIIREYFPATLELAVFSMIIAVAVGVGVGVLSASHPNTALDAGGRLFGIITYALPMFWMGMLLQLLFTAQLGWFPLGSRFPIGSDPPAPITGLYTIDSLLAGDLPGFGMAIYHLTLPSMTLGILLSGIFERIVRVNLRQTLQADYVEAARARGIPEGRILWAYALRNALIPVITVLGLTLAALLGGAILTEVTFSWPGLGNRFYAAIDQRDYPVVQGIVVFFATIVVLASIAIDILNALVDPRIRY; this is encoded by the coding sequence ATGTCTCGTTCTCGCGCGCTTCAATCCTATGTATTACTGCGGCTGCTACTAGCTCCTTTGATGTTGTGGTTGGCAACCACGATTGTGTTCTTACTGTTGCGGGCAACCCCCGGTGACCCAGTTGATGCCATCTTGGGTATCCGCGCTCCAGAAGCTCGAAAAATTGAACTGAGAGAAGCATTAGGCTTGGCAAAGCCTCTCTGGCAGCAATATCTAGACTACATGGGTCACTTATTGCAACTCGACCTAGGGGAATCTCTGGTGACACGCGGACAAACAGTATGGGCGATTATTCGCGAGTATTTTCCAGCAACCCTGGAGTTGGCCGTGTTTAGCATGATCATCGCTGTGGCGGTGGGAGTAGGGGTAGGGGTGCTCTCAGCTTCACACCCAAATACAGCACTGGATGCCGGGGGACGCTTGTTTGGCATTATCACCTACGCGCTGCCAATGTTTTGGATGGGGATGCTACTGCAATTATTATTCACTGCTCAGTTAGGCTGGTTTCCCCTGGGGTCGCGGTTTCCTATTGGTAGTGATCCTCCTGCACCAATTACAGGGTTATACACGATCGACAGCTTGCTAGCGGGTGACTTGCCTGGGTTTGGGATGGCGATATATCACCTAACATTGCCGTCGATGACCTTGGGCATTCTTCTCAGTGGCATCTTTGAACGGATTGTGCGAGTCAATCTGCGCCAAACGTTGCAAGCTGATTATGTAGAGGCTGCCCGTGCTCGTGGCATTCCCGAAGGTCGGATCCTATGGGCCTATGCTCTGAGGAATGCCTTAATTCCTGTAATTACGGTGCTAGGCTTGACCCTAGCAGCCCTTCTAGGCGGGGCTATTTTGACGGAGGTGACATTCTCTTGGCCTGGGTTAGGCAACCGTTTCTATGCAGCGATCGACCAGCGAGATTACCCAGTTGTCCAGGGTATAGTTGTGTTTTTTGCAACAATCGTAGTGTTGGCAAGTATCGCGATCGACATTCTCAACGCCCTCGTGGATCCTCGAATTCGCTACTAA